The region CGCTCTCCTACGGCTTTTCATGGAGGAGGTTCTCTCGGAAGTGCGAACGCTCGACATCCACCGAGAGGACTCCTTCCGTAGATTGGTCCCGCTACTCCCATCGGGTCCGTAAAGGGATCGCCGATGACGATCGTTGGTTTAGGTACAGGGCATGGCGACTGACTTCTCCCTCCCCACGAAAGAAGAGTTCTGCTCTCGAGTCGAGCGAGGGCTTGCTAATTATCCTGCATTGGCCGCTTGCGTACCGCGGGGGTATGTCGAACTACTCTCCGCTCAGAGGAACATTGATTTCGAGGCCGTGCGTACGAGCCGGTATCTCCATAATACCACGTTGCCTCTGTCGCTGTATTTGATTGGAGCGGCTGAGGAGGTCTTTCTGAGCCTCCCTCGCAGGGTGGGGTGTTATCGTGAAATCTTCATCAGGCAGTTGATGGGAGCGCAGGAACTCGCGCGACAGTTGCTCGGGTTTGTTGAGCGGTTCTTGGTGACATTCGAATCAACGCCTGGGCGGAGGAATGTCGTCTCTCCACTATGGAATGCAGGCCTGGATCGCAACGATCCGATTTTCTGGTCTGTAGTTGCCCACTCGGTTCGAGCCTGGGACCTCCACTTGGCGGGGGCCCGCATTCTCGGGTTCGAAGTGCGCACTGGCACTAGAGACCGAACGGCTGACATTCACTACATGCTCAGTGGTCAAGAGGTCTTCCTGGATATCGAAATGTGGCACGGCGCCGAACCTCGACGGACGTCACAGTTTCGAGAGGAAGTTTCAAATCGAATCAGAAGGAAAGTTGAGTACAAGTTCGCATCGCTGGTGCCCCATGCAGTGGGGGTCATCGAGGAGTGCTGCTTCCCGACGCTGGGCTCGTTCGCTGAACTCAATGACGACCGCTCGCTTCTTGAACCTGTGTTCTTCGACGACATGCCGCGATGTGGTGGCGGGCTGTCGCTTATCGTGGGTATTGCTGACCCCAGTGGACAGCTTCAAGGTGTTCAATTCGTGACCAGGAAGTCGCCGTTGATCCCAAGACTCGTAACGAGCTTGACTACCGCTGCTCGGCTCTGAGCCTGCCTGAATTCGTTAGAGAACCGTGAGCGGTCTGCATAGGGTGCGGCCCCGAGTTTCCCTCGTCGGAGCTCTCGCGCCATGACCCTCTTCACCCGACGTACCGTCCTCCAGGGGCTCGCCATCACCGCCGCGGGCTGTGCCTCGAAGCGCCCCCGCCTCGCGCCTCGCTTCGGGCCGTCACTGCCCCTGGGCGCCCAACTGGGCGATGTGCGCTCCGGGGCCGTCAGCGTCTGGGGCAAGGCGGAGCGGGCCTCCCGGCTCATGGTGGAGTGGAGCGAGGACCCACGCTTCACCCGGGCCGTCCACCGGGTCGAGGGCGGACGGCTCACGGCCCAGACGGACTTCACCGGCGTGGTGGACCTCACGGGGCTGCCCCCGGGACGCGAGATCTTCGTGCGGGTGTTCGCGGAGGACGGCGGCGCCACGGGGGAGCCGTGGACGGGGCGCTTCCTGTCGGCCTCGGACACCGCTCGGGACCTCTCGTTTGCATGGAGCGCGGATGTCTGCGGGCAGGGGTGGGGCATCAACCCGGAGTGGGGCGGGTATCGCGGCTTCGCGGCCCTGCGCGCGCTGAAGCCGGACTTCTTCCTGCACGTCGGCGACGTCATCTACGCGGACAACCCGCTGCTGCCCGAGGTGACGCTCCCGGATGGGCGCGTGTGGCGCAACGTCGTCACGCCCGCGAAGTCCAAGGTCGCCGAGACGCTCGAGGAGCTGCGCGGGAACTTCGCCTACAACTTCCTCGACGAGTCCCTGCGGGCCTTCGCTCGCGAGGTGCCCATCGCGTACCAGTGGGACGACCACGAGGTGCGCAACAACTGGTACCCGGGTCGCTCCATGGCGGACGACCCGCGCTACACGCAGGTCGCCGATGACGGCGTGCTCGGCGCACGGGCGCGTCAGGCGTTCTTCGAATACTCACCGGTAGGAGGCGCCGCGCGCGCCGAGGGGCGCATCCACCGTCAGCTCTCGCAGGGCCCGCTGCTGGATGTCTTCATCCCCGACGTGCGTGCCTTCCGCGGGCCGAACACGCTCAACCGCCAGACGCAGCCAGGCCCGGAGACGTCCTTCCTGGGGCGCGCGCAGCTCGACGGGCTCAAGCAGGCGCTGGCGTCATCGCGTGCGACGTGGAAGGTGATTGCGACCAGCATGCCGCTGGGGCTCGTCGTGCCCGCGGAGAAGACGCCGGACGGCCCGCTGATGGAGGCCTGGGCGAACGGTCCGGGCGAGCCGATGGGCCGTGAGCTGGAGCTGGCGGAGCTGCTCTCGTTCCTGAAGGAGCGGCAGGTGCGCAACGTGGTGTTCCTCACCGCGGACGTGCACTACCCGGCGATGCACCACTTCCACCCGGACCGGGCGCGCTTCCGGGACTTCGACCCGTTCTGGGAGTTCGTCGCCGGGCCGCTCAACGCGGGGACGTTCGGCCCGAGCCCGCTCGACGAGACCTTCGGCCCCGAGGTGAAGTGGCAGAAGCCGGCCACGGTGATGAACGCGGCGCCGTGGGAGGGACAGCAGTACTTCGGCAGCGTCCGCATCCAGGGCTCGTCCGGAGTGATGACCGTGGCCATCCACGACCTCACGGGCAAGGCCCTGCATCAGGTGGAGCTGGAGCCGCGTCGATGACGTTGCTGGTCATCGTGTTCTCGCTCGGGGCGGCGGCGTTGAGCTGGCACCTGCTGACGACTCGGCGCTCCCTGCCGGTCCCGTCCCTCGGGACGTGTGCTCGCTGTGGGAAGGCGCGCGAGCTGCTCGACGAGGAGCTGGATGACCTTCACCTCGACGCGGAGCAGCGGCGCCACGAGCAGAGCGGGGCGGTGGACTATCACGTCTGGTGGTGCGGCGCGTGCGAGGAGGGCGTGGTGGTGCGCAACACCGCCTTCCAGCAGACCTGGAGCCCCTGCACCGCCTGTGGCGCTCGCGCGAGCTACGGCGTGCACACCGTCGTCCACGCCACCGAGCGCAAGGGTGGAGAGCTCCGGGTCGAGGTGACGTGTCCGGGCTGTGGCCATGTCGAGCGCCACCGCCGCTACACGCCGCGCGTGCCTCCACCGGGGTGACTCACGTCGTGAGCACGAGCTTCACGAGCTCGGGAGGACTGCCCACGCGCATGGGCGGACCCCAGAAGCCGCAGCCCCGGCTCACGTAGATGTGCGAGTCCTGGTGGCGGTACAGGCCGGCCACGTGCTCCCAGGCGAAGTTGATGAGCAGCGTCATGGGCACGAGCTGCCCGCCGTGCGTGTGGCCCGAAATCTGGAGGTCCATCCCTCGCTCCGCGGCCACCTTGAAGTTCGCGGGCTGGTGCGCGAGCAACACCGCCGCCCGCTCCGGGTCTCGCCCCTGGAGCGCGAGGTCCAGGTCGTAGCCCTTCTGGTTGCGCCGCTTCCAGCCGCTCCAGTCATCCACGCCGACCAGGTCGAGCGATGCGCCCGCGTCACCGATGCGCACGTGGCGGTTGCGCAGCGACTGGATGTCGAGCGACTGGAGGAAGGTGGTCCACTCCACGTCCCCCGAGTAGTAGTCGTGATTGCCGGTGACGAAGTAGCTGCCGTAGCGCGAGCGCAGGTCCCGCAGCGCCGCGACGGAGGGGCCCAGCGTGGGGACGTCTCCGTCCACCAGGTCGCCGGTGATGGCGAAGAGGTCTGGCTTCAGCGCGTTGGCCTGGCGCACCAGCTCGTCCATGAAGCGGCGCTGGATGAACGGGCCCACGTGGATGTCCGTGAGCTGCACGATGCTGAGCCCGTCGAGCGCGCGAGGCAGCTTGGGAATCCGGATGGCGATCTCGGTGACCATCGGTGGCGCGAAGGCTCGCCAGTGGCCGTAGGACGCGAGGCCTCCGCCCGCGAGCGCCGCGCCTCCCGCCAGCGCGCGCCCGAGGAACTTCCGACGCTCCGGGTCGATGACCTCTTCCAAAGGGACCGCGAGGGGCGTGGCCCGGCGCTGCCGGAGGCGGCGACCCAACGCGATGAACGCGCGGGTGAGGTCCATGGCACCCAGGGCCAGCACGAGGCAGAGCGCCACGCCCATCCACGAGTACGTGGCCACCGTGACGGCGCGCTCGAGCTGCTCGGGGATGGCGTCCAGGAGCGTGCGTCGCAGGCCCAGCAGCAGCGTGAGCAGGCCCAGGACGAGCATGGCCACGAGGCGGCCGACGCGGCCCTGCACCAGCTCACGCACCAGTCGCCGGTAGAGATACAGGTGGCCCAGCACCGCGCCGAGGCCGATGAGCATCGAGAAGGAGGAGAACCGGAACGGCATGGGGATGAGCCCGGGCTGAGAGCGGACGGGAAGGGTAACACGCGGCGTCGGGCCCGGCCGTGTCCCGGAGATTGAACACTGCGAGTGACACGCGGCGGCCGAGAACCGGCCAGGCGCGCTCCAGGCGGGTAGATTCCCTGGCCGTGACAGCAGGCGAGCTTCGGGAGGGGACACACATGGACAAGGTCATCGTCATCACGGGGGCGAGTGGAGGAATCGGCGCGGAGCTGGCGCGGGTGGCGGGCGCGCGTGGGGCGAAGCTGGTGCTGGCGGCCCGTCGCAAGGACGCGTTGGAGACGGTGGCGACCCGCTCCGGCCGCGACTCGCTGGCGGTCGTCACCGACGTCACGTCCCGCGCGCAGGTGGAGAAGCTGCGCGACGCGGCGCTCGAGCGCTTCGGTCATATCGACGTCTGGGTGAACAACGCGGGGCGCGGCATCACCCGCTCCGTGGCGGAGCTCACCGACGAGGACCTGGACGAGATGTGGCGCGCCAACGTCAACAGCGCGCTCTACGGGATGCAGGCCGTCCTGCCGCACTTCCAGGCGCGCAACGCCGGGCAGATCCTCAACGTCTCCAGCACGCTGGGGCGACTGCCCGTCGTGCCCCATCGCTCCGCGTACAGCGCCGCCAAGCACGCGCTGAACGCGCTGAGCGCCTGTCTGCGTCAGGACCTGCACAAGTCTCATCCCGGCATCCACGTCACGGTGGTGATGCCGGGCGTGGTGGCCACGGAGTTCGGGACGAACGCGCTGGGAGGTGGACCGGACTCGCGCATGCTGCCCGGCGCGCAGCGTGTGGAGGAGGCCGTGGAGGTCATCCTCGACGCCATCGCGCATCCCCGTCCGGAGGTCTTCACGCGGCCCGCGGCGCAGCAGGAGGTGGAGCGCTACTACCGCGACGTCGCCGCCTACGAGTTGGATTCGGGCGCTCGCCCCGGACGTTGAGCGCGCGCGGCCCGGGAGCACACCTCCCGGGCCGGACGCGGCGTCACTCGTAGCGCAGCGACTCGATGGGCGCGAGGCTCGCGGCGCGGCGCGCGGGCCAGATGCCGAAGAACACGCCGACGGTGGCCGAGAAGGCGATGGCCAGGACGATGGCCTCGGGCGCCACCACCATCGTCCATCCCATGAGCTTCTGCAGCAGCGCGGCGCCGCCCACGCCCAGCGCCAGGCCCAGCGTTCCACCCGCGAGGCAGAGCACCAGCGACTCGACCAGGAACTGCAGCAGGATGTCCGTCCCGGTGGCGCCCAGCGCCTTGCGCAGGCCGATCTCTCGCGTCCGCTCCGTCACCGAGACGAGCATGATGTTCATGATGCCGATGCCGCCCACCAGCAGGGAGATGGCGGCGATGCCCGCCAGCAGCAGCGAGAAGGTCTGCGTCGTCTCCTGCACCGTCGCCAGCAGCGACGCCTGGTCGCGGATGTTGAAGTCCGCCTGCTCCTCGGGGCGCAGCCGGTGCTCGCGGCGCAGCTTGAGGTCGATCTCCGC is a window of Myxococcus guangdongensis DNA encoding:
- a CDS encoding alkaline phosphatase D family protein, yielding MTLFTRRTVLQGLAITAAGCASKRPRLAPRFGPSLPLGAQLGDVRSGAVSVWGKAERASRLMVEWSEDPRFTRAVHRVEGGRLTAQTDFTGVVDLTGLPPGREIFVRVFAEDGGATGEPWTGRFLSASDTARDLSFAWSADVCGQGWGINPEWGGYRGFAALRALKPDFFLHVGDVIYADNPLLPEVTLPDGRVWRNVVTPAKSKVAETLEELRGNFAYNFLDESLRAFAREVPIAYQWDDHEVRNNWYPGRSMADDPRYTQVADDGVLGARARQAFFEYSPVGGAARAEGRIHRQLSQGPLLDVFIPDVRAFRGPNTLNRQTQPGPETSFLGRAQLDGLKQALASSRATWKVIATSMPLGLVVPAEKTPDGPLMEAWANGPGEPMGRELELAELLSFLKERQVRNVVFLTADVHYPAMHHFHPDRARFRDFDPFWEFVAGPLNAGTFGPSPLDETFGPEVKWQKPATVMNAAPWEGQQYFGSVRIQGSSGVMTVAIHDLTGKALHQVELEPRR
- a CDS encoding metallophosphoesterase, with protein sequence MPFRFSSFSMLIGLGAVLGHLYLYRRLVRELVQGRVGRLVAMLVLGLLTLLLGLRRTLLDAIPEQLERAVTVATYSWMGVALCLVLALGAMDLTRAFIALGRRLRQRRATPLAVPLEEVIDPERRKFLGRALAGGAALAGGGLASYGHWRAFAPPMVTEIAIRIPKLPRALDGLSIVQLTDIHVGPFIQRRFMDELVRQANALKPDLFAITGDLVDGDVPTLGPSVAALRDLRSRYGSYFVTGNHDYYSGDVEWTTFLQSLDIQSLRNRHVRIGDAGASLDLVGVDDWSGWKRRNQKGYDLDLALQGRDPERAAVLLAHQPANFKVAAERGMDLQISGHTHGGQLVPMTLLINFAWEHVAGLYRHQDSHIYVSRGCGFWGPPMRVGSPPELVKLVLTT
- a CDS encoding SDR family oxidoreductase yields the protein MDKVIVITGASGGIGAELARVAGARGAKLVLAARRKDALETVATRSGRDSLAVVTDVTSRAQVEKLRDAALERFGHIDVWVNNAGRGITRSVAELTDEDLDEMWRANVNSALYGMQAVLPHFQARNAGQILNVSSTLGRLPVVPHRSAYSAAKHALNALSACLRQDLHKSHPGIHVTVVMPGVVATEFGTNALGGGPDSRMLPGAQRVEEAVEVILDAIAHPRPEVFTRPAAQQEVERYYRDVAAYELDSGARPGR